In Negativicoccus succinicivorans, the sequence TGACAATATGAGCTGGCTCGTCGATGCCTGTTTCGCCGCCAGTTTGTTTATCAGTTTCGGCTTGGCCTACCTGCTTGAACAAACATCGTATGCGCATTACGGGGTATACGTCGACCCGGTGATACTAATCATTTTGTCATTGACCATGCTGCCGGTTGCGCTCAATATTCTGGGACCTGCGGTAAGGCAGGTACTCGGCATGGCGCCGGAGGGTTTGCATGAAAAAGTTCATGAAGTGATGGACGATTTCATGGTCCGCTACCGTTTTAAGGACTACGTGAGTTCCGTGCAAAGGTACGGCAAAATCGTCTTTATTGATATCGATATTTTAATTCCGAAAAATTACCCGATCCAGGAGGTGGGAGATCTCGACCGTATTCGTGATGAGATTGATAAGGCCCTGGGCGGTAAATCGGTACGCAAGTGGCTGACCATTACCTTTACTACCAGCCGTCGTTGGATGGCGCAAGATTATGAGCTGTTGGAGGAGGAAGACGAATGAGTACTGTACCGTTTCGCGATATCCTGCTCGCTGGCGCCGCCGGAGATGCGATTGGCTACGTTGTTGAATTTGACGACGTGGAAACGATCAAAGAAAACTACGGTCCGCACGGTTTGCGCGGTCCTTTGAGCTTAGACGGCTCGGGTGAATGGTTGATTTCTGACGACACGCAGATGACGCTTTTTACCATTGATG encodes:
- a CDS encoding cation diffusion facilitator family transporter; protein product: METSLTAEQRYATEQRLLWQSAGLMGLIAVAATWFGLLTNSHAILIDGIFSFVAVIIKILMIMTSRLTTRESSKKFQFGYWQFEPLVLAAEGGFTLIIVVYAFLNGMISLFSGGNEMNFGLAIIYALTFTFANMGYYLYVHRVNRKLKSSLIHFDNMSWLVDACFAASLFISFGLAYLLEQTSYAHYGVYVDPVILIILSLTMLPVALNILGPAVRQVLGMAPEGLHEKVHEVMDDFMVRYRFKDYVSSVQRYGKIVFIDIDILIPKNYPIQEVGDLDRIRDEIDKALGGKSVRKWLTITFTTSRRWMAQDYELLEEEDE